A window from Podospora bellae-mahoneyi strain CBS 112042 chromosome 1 map unlocalized CBS112042p_1.3, whole genome shotgun sequence encodes these proteins:
- a CDS encoding uncharacterized protein (EggNog:ENOG503NYH6; COG:S) gives MKKLAEKKAATGNTFEASWTTWPTTPEPITPRKQSMLPSWMVTDVARDCGSTTVRPALIYFPLGTYKICTPIIQYYFTQFVGDPNNRPIIKGCETFTGMVLMDVNPYIPGSGINWYISQNQFFRQIRNFVFDL, from the exons ATGAAGAAGttggccgagaagaaggctgctaCCGGCAATACTTTTG AAGCGTCCTGGACTACATGGCCGACAACACCGGAACCAATAACACCAAGGAAGCAATCAATGCTTCCATCATGGATGGTAACCGATGTGGCGAGGGACTGCGGAAGCACTACCGTTCGCCCAGCTCTGATTTACTTCCCACTCGGTACCTACAAGATCTGCACTCCCATCATCCAGTATTACTTCACACAGTTCGTCGGTGATCCCAATAACCGGCCCATCATCAAGGGATGCGAGACCTTTACTGGAATGGTTCTCATGGATGTCAACCCCTATATCCCCGGCTCAGGTATCAATTGGTACATTTCCCAAAACCAATTCTTTCGACAGATTCGCAATTTCGTCTTCGACCTCTAG
- a CDS encoding uncharacterized protein (EggNog:ENOG503NYH6; COG:S): MPAATDENGQPLAPTGIHWQVPTSDNLGKTPTHMGIFTENGSGGFVSNLVFEGGAIGWRGGSQQYTATSLQFKNCSTAVDMVWDWGFNWHKIEIDGGSVGFNISGIGGLNDQGIDSVSIIDSVVKNVLIGILAAPRAADVVLDNTVFTNFCIIMVLSGTKYPIIEGTSGTKELTLREYGKQYIHNQGRSSMGQSTDDRPRLAPLLVGMANCLLV; this comes from the exons ATGCCCGCTGCTACCGACGAGAATGGACAGCCCCTGGCACCAACTGGTATTCACTGGCAG GTGCCGACATCTGACAATCTTGGAAAGACTCCTACCCATATGGGCATCTTCACCGAGAACGGCTCGGGAGGGTTCGTTTCAAATCTCGTCTTTGAGGGCGGTGCTATCgggtggcgagggggttCTCAGCAGTACACGGCTACATCACTACAGTTCAAGAACTGTAGCACTGCCGTAGACATGGTGTGGGATTGGGGTTTCAACTGGCACAAGATCGAGATTGATGGCGGCAGCGTTGGCTTTAACATCAGCGGAATTGGTGGTCTTAACGACCAGGGTATCGACTCAGTGTCCATCATTGACTCGGTTGTCAAGAACGTGCTCATCGGAATCCTCGCTGCTCCCCGTGCTGCGGACGTGGTCCTTGACAATACGGTTTTCACCAACTTCTGTATCATTATGGTGCTCAGCGGAACAAAGTATCCCATCATTGAGGGCACCAGTGGTACCAAGGAGCTCACCCTGCGCGAGTATGGAAAGCAATACATTCACAATCAAGGCCGGTCTTCAATGGGCCAGTCTACTGACGACCGTCCCCGACTCGCGCCCTTGCTTGTTGGCATGGCAAACTGTTTGCTCGTCTGA
- a CDS encoding uncharacterized protein (CAZy:AA3; EggNog:ENOG503NUFD; COG:E) translates to MRLYRVMQVSCFAGLFPASIQAIKETYDYVIVGGGTAGLTVGDRLSESGKHSVLVIEYGYLEPDGQRPGTLYNITSAPVAGLNNRTFPVSIGCVVGGSSAVNGMVFQRGNAKDYDVWGELGGGNPRVRWNWVDMLKYFKKSIQITTPKPETAAFDLRYDTKYWGRNLTTNHTIFATFGNVISPKTHAFYEAAKRLSGMKVSPDAGSGQLGLQYYQTSTNPYTGERSYSRTGHWDGLNRANYDLLTATRVNKIVFDHHRAAGVQIYPRGESSKKTTIRARKEVVLAAGAIHTPQILQLSGIGPADLLKRAGIPMEVDLPGVGYNFQDHTFIPAVSFSWLTSPPIPEHLNITVVDDGLGRTSLGLSVELPVVSPGSFKRIASKYESQDPATYLPKGTDRTIIRGYRKQQQIYSREMRAKDFSFLRATFSGDPSFVPIIIHPVSRGTVLIDPAAGSDIEIEPIVNYRAASNPIDVDVAVEEIKFLRRFMTTGELSRYNATEVVPGPGYESDEALGAWVRANTIPSVYHPVGTAAKMPREWGGVVGEDLMVYGVRGLSVVDASMMPTIVAGTTSMTVYAVAEKAADLIKLRAGTIV, encoded by the exons ATGAGACTTTACCGCGTCATGCAGGTATCCTGCTTTGCAGGGTTGTTTCCGGCCAGCATCCAAGCCATCAAGGAGACATACGACTATGTCATCGTTGGGGGCGGAACCGCTGGCCTGACGGTTGGAGATCGTCTCAGCGAGAGTGGAAAAC ACAGCGTCTTGGTCATAGAGTATGGTTACCTGG AACCGGATGGTCAGAGGCCTGGAACGCTCTACAACATAACTTCGGCGCCAGTTGCTGGTCTCAACAACAGGACGTTCCCTGTGTCTATTGGATGTGTCGTTGGCGGGAGCTCGGCCGTCAACGGCATGGTTTTCCAGCGAGGAAACGCAAAAGACTACGACGTTTGGGGAGAGCTTGGCGGTGGCAATCCAAGAGTCCGCTGGAATTGGGTTGACATGCTCAAGTACTTCAAAAAGAGCATCCAGATAACAACTCCGAAGCCAGAGACAGCTGCGTTTGACCTCAGATATGACACCAAATACTGGGGCCGCAACCTTACGACCAACCATACCATTTTCGCCACCTTTGGCAATGTGATTAGCCCCAAGACTC ATGCCTTCTATGAAGCGGCCAAAAGACTATCGGGGATGAAGGTCTCACCAGACGCTGGCAGTGGGCAGCTTGGCCTACAGTACTACCAAACTTCAACAAATCCATACACGGGAGAGAGGTCCTACTCCCGAACGGGCCACTGGGATGGTCTCAACCGCGCCAACTACGATCTTCTCACGGCAACTCGTGTGAACAAGATTGTTTTTGATCACCATAGAGCCGCAGGTGTTCAAATCTACCCCCGAGGTGAAAGCTCGAAAAAGACTACCATTCGTGCCAGAAAGGAAGTCGTCCTAGCTGCCGGCGCCATTCATACGCCTCAGATCCTGCAGCTGAGCGGCATCGGACCTGCTGACCTTTTGAAACGTGCCGGGATACCGATGGAAGTTGACCTCCCTGGTGTCGGGTACAATTTTCAGGATCATACCTTCATACCTGCAGTATCTTTCAGTT GGTTAACGTCACCACCAATCCCAGAGCACTTAAATATCAccgtggttgatgatgggctgGGAAGAACCTCGCTAGGATTATCTGTCGAGCTGCCAGTTGTTTCCCCAGGCTCCTTCAAGCGGATCGCATCCAAGTACGAGTCTCAGGATCCGGCTACATATCTACCCAAAGGTACCGACAGAACCATCATCAGAGGCTATCGTAAGCAGCAACAGATCTACTCTCGCGAGATGCGAGCCAAAGacttctcttttctccgcGCAACCTTTTCGGGTGATCCGTCTTTTGTCCCCATTATCATCCACCCCGTCAGCCGCGGCACCGTGTTGATCGACCCGGCCGCAGGTAGTGACATTGAAATCGAGCCGATCGTGAACTACAGGGCCGCCTCGAACCCGATAGATGTGGATGtggcggttgaggagatcaagtttttgaggaggttcaTGACCACCGGGGAGTTGTCTAGGTACAATGCCACCGAGGTCGTGCCGGGGCCTGGGTATGAGTCGGACGAAGCGCTTGGGGCATGGGTGAGGGCAAATACCATTCCCAGCGTGTACCACCCAGTTGGTACGGCAGCCAAAATGCCGAGGGAGTGGGGGGGAGTGGTAGGGGAGGACTTGATGGTGTATGGAGTGAGGGGCCTGAGCGTGGTGGATGCGTCGATGATGCCGACAATTGTTGCGGGTACCACAAGCATGACGGTATATGCGGTGGCAGAGAAG GCGGCCGATTTGATCAAGTTGAGGGCTGGTACAATAGTCTGA